The following proteins are encoded in a genomic region of Terriglobales bacterium:
- a CDS encoding F0F1 ATP synthase subunit epsilon: protein MPDTFQLEIVTPDRQVVDDRAEEMQIPGRKGYLGILPGHAPLITELDVGEISYRRGQKTHYLAVAWGFAEVLPDRVIILAETAERAEEIDIDRARQAVEKAEKHLRRTDPDVDFAGAEVALKRALIRLQVAGKQ, encoded by the coding sequence ATGCCTGACACCTTCCAACTCGAGATCGTTACTCCCGATCGCCAGGTAGTGGACGACCGCGCCGAAGAGATGCAGATTCCCGGTCGCAAGGGATACCTGGGCATCCTGCCCGGCCACGCCCCGCTCATCACCGAGCTGGATGTGGGCGAGATCAGCTACCGTCGCGGGCAAAAGACGCATTACCTGGCCGTCGCTTGGGGCTTCGCCGAGGTGTTGCCCGACCGCGTCATCATCCTGGCCGAGACCGCCGAACGCGCCGAGGAGATTGACATCGATCGCGCCCGCCAGGCGGTGGAGAAAGCAGAAAAACATCTGCGCCGCACCGATCCCGACGTCGACTTCGCCGGCGCCGAGGTCGCCCTCAAACGCGCCCTCATCCGCCTGCAGGTCGCCGGTAAGCAGTAG
- the atpD gene encoding F0F1 ATP synthase subunit beta: MPENVGSVIQVAGPAVDVQFAEAHLPSIYQALRVVSEGFDVPAPINVVLEVQQHLGEGRVRCVAMQPTDGMVRGMKAIDLGGPITVPVGTGTLGRVMNVIGEPVDNLGPIATQERHPIHRPAPSFEEQATTAEMFETGVKVIDLIQPFLKGGKIGLFGGAGVGKTVIIMELINNVAKQHGGFSVFAGVGERTREGNDLWIEMSESGVIKPGDPSNSKAALIYGQMTEPPGARLRVALTGLTVAEYFRDVEGADTLLFIDNIFRFTQAGSEVSTLLGRMPSAVGYQPNLATEMGELQERITSTKKGSVTSVQAIYVPADDLTDPAPATTFAHLDATTVLSRQIVEIGIYPAVDPLASTSRILDPRIVGDDHYDVAQGVKKILQRYKDLQDIIAILGIDELSEDDKLTVARARKIQKFLSQPFHVAEQFLNVPGRYVKIADTVKGFRGIIEGKYDDIPEQAFFMKGGIEEVLEHAEKLKQQAAA; the protein is encoded by the coding sequence ATGCCAGAGAACGTCGGTAGCGTCATTCAAGTCGCCGGTCCCGCCGTTGACGTGCAGTTCGCCGAGGCCCATCTGCCTTCCATCTACCAGGCCCTGCGCGTGGTCAGCGAGGGCTTCGATGTGCCTGCGCCCATCAACGTCGTCCTCGAGGTGCAGCAGCACCTGGGCGAGGGCCGTGTGCGCTGTGTTGCCATGCAGCCCACCGACGGCATGGTGCGCGGCATGAAGGCTATCGACCTGGGCGGGCCCATCACCGTGCCGGTGGGAACGGGCACGCTCGGCCGCGTGATGAACGTCATCGGCGAGCCCGTGGACAACCTGGGCCCCATCGCCACCCAGGAGCGTCATCCCATCCATCGCCCGGCGCCCAGCTTCGAGGAGCAGGCCACGACCGCGGAAATGTTCGAGACCGGCGTCAAGGTCATTGATCTCATCCAGCCCTTCCTCAAGGGCGGCAAGATCGGCCTCTTCGGCGGCGCCGGCGTGGGCAAGACCGTGATCATCATGGAGCTCATCAACAACGTCGCCAAGCAGCATGGCGGCTTCTCCGTGTTTGCCGGCGTGGGCGAGCGTACCCGCGAGGGCAACGACCTGTGGATCGAGATGAGCGAGTCCGGCGTCATCAAGCCCGGCGACCCCTCGAACTCCAAGGCCGCGCTCATCTACGGCCAGATGACCGAGCCGCCCGGCGCGCGCTTGCGCGTCGCCCTCACCGGCTTGACCGTCGCCGAATACTTCCGCGACGTCGAGGGCGCCGACACGCTGCTCTTTATCGACAACATCTTCCGTTTCACCCAGGCGGGCTCTGAGGTCTCCACGCTGCTCGGCCGCATGCCTTCCGCCGTCGGCTACCAGCCCAACCTAGCCACCGAGATGGGCGAGTTGCAGGAGCGCATCACCTCCACCAAGAAGGGCTCCGTGACTTCCGTGCAGGCCATCTACGTGCCGGCCGACGACCTCACCGACCCCGCGCCCGCCACTACCTTCGCCCACCTCGATGCCACCACCGTGCTCTCGCGTCAGATCGTCGAGATCGGCATCTACCCCGCCGTGGACCCTCTGGCTTCCACCTCGCGCATCCTCGATCCCCGCATCGTCGGAGACGACCACTACGACGTCGCCCAGGGCGTGAAGAAGATCTTGCAGCGCTACAAGGACCTGCAGGACATCATTGCCATCCTGGGGATTGACGAGCTGAGCGAAGATGACAAGCTCACCGTCGCGCGCGCCCGCAAGATCCAGAAGTTCCTTTCGCAGCCCTTCCACGTGGCCGAGCAGTTCCTGAATGTGCCCGGCCGTTACGTCAAGATCGCAGACACCGTGAAAGGCTTCCGCGGCATCATCGAGGGCAAGTATGACGACATCCCCGAGCAGGCCTTCTTCATGAAAGGCGGCATCGAGGAAGTCCTCGAGCATGCCGAAAAACTCAAACAGCAAGCCGCTGCGTAG
- a CDS encoding FoF1 ATP synthase subunit gamma, with the protein MANVLDIRRRIRSVRNTRQITKAMKMVSAAKLRRAQDRALSARPYARMLTSVLQSLVTRAEIYDPETGQARHPLLARREEKDILLVVITGDKGLAGAFNTNILKAAQRFLESKPGKNVDVIAVGRKGRDFLRRRYPAAQAQRSLAEDLQEAEAVTARAAQIQLVGEYTNIFSRLEFTHARDLAEEVIHSYTRGQADAVYLVYNEFKSVVSQRLVVDEVLPIEEIGAADIRMAEEMTDEQKKRLVEAARAAGVSVRAADTAEIDRRAAAFVTGVDYIYEQPALELFHSLLPRYVSVQIFHALLESVAAEHAARMTAMDSATNNASEMIDDLTLAMNRVRQARITKEIIEIVSGAAAL; encoded by the coding sequence ATGGCAAACGTTCTCGATATCCGCCGCCGCATCCGCAGCGTGAGAAACACGCGGCAGATCACCAAGGCCATGAAAATGGTTTCGGCGGCCAAGCTGCGCCGCGCCCAGGATCGCGCCCTTTCCGCCCGGCCTTACGCCCGCATGCTCACCAGCGTGCTCCAGTCGCTGGTCACCCGCGCCGAAATCTACGATCCGGAGACCGGTCAGGCCCGCCATCCCCTGCTCGCCCGTCGCGAGGAGAAGGACATCCTCCTGGTCGTGATCACCGGCGACAAAGGACTGGCCGGCGCCTTCAACACCAACATCCTCAAGGCCGCACAGCGCTTCCTCGAATCCAAGCCGGGCAAGAACGTGGACGTGATTGCCGTCGGGCGCAAGGGGCGCGACTTCCTGCGTCGCCGCTATCCCGCGGCCCAGGCCCAGCGCTCTCTGGCAGAGGATCTGCAAGAGGCGGAGGCCGTGACCGCGCGCGCCGCCCAGATTCAACTGGTCGGCGAATACACCAACATCTTCAGTCGCCTGGAGTTCACCCACGCCCGCGACCTGGCCGAGGAGGTCATTCACAGCTACACCCGCGGCCAGGCCGATGCCGTCTATCTTGTCTACAACGAATTCAAGTCCGTGGTTTCGCAGCGCTTGGTGGTGGATGAGGTCCTGCCCATCGAGGAGATCGGCGCCGCCGATATCCGCATGGCCGAGGAGATGACCGACGAGCAGAAGAAACGCCTGGTCGAGGCCGCCCGCGCGGCTGGCGTCAGCGTCCGTGCGGCCGATACCGCCGAGATCGACCGCCGCGCCGCTGCTTTCGTCACCGGAGTGGACTACATCTACGAACAGCCGGCGCTGGAGCTGTTCCACAGCCTGTTGCCGCGCTACGTGAGCGTGCAGATTTTCCACGCGTTGTTGGAGTCGGTGGCCGCCGAACATGCCGCTCGCATGACCGCCATGGACTCGGCCACCAACAACGCCTCCGAGATGATTGACGACCTGACCCTGGCCATGAACCGCGTCCGCCAGGCCCGCATCACCAAGGAGATCATTGAGATCGTCTCCGGAGCCGCAGCTTTGTAG
- a CDS encoding DUF6265 family protein, with the protein MRLPRASALLAALLTATLLLAAPDASSNLEMKDLAWMAGDWQTERGKAMIDEHWSHPAGGTMMGMSRTVAGGRTVEFEFLRIEERADGIFYVAQPNGGPPTDFKLVTLEKQRATFENLQHDFPQRIIYEKRADGSLLARIEGDVGGKLNAVEFLYKPMK; encoded by the coding sequence ATGAGACTACCACGAGCAAGTGCGCTCCTCGCGGCGTTGCTGACCGCGACGCTTCTTCTTGCTGCTCCCGACGCTTCGTCCAACTTGGAAATGAAGGACCTGGCGTGGATGGCCGGCGACTGGCAAACCGAACGGGGCAAGGCCATGATCGACGAGCACTGGAGCCATCCAGCCGGCGGCACGATGATGGGGATGAGCCGCACGGTGGCCGGCGGGCGGACGGTCGAGTTCGAGTTCCTGCGGATCGAGGAGCGCGCGGACGGCATCTTCTACGTCGCGCAGCCCAACGGCGGCCCTCCCACCGACTTCAAGCTGGTGACGCTCGAAAAACAACGGGCCACTTTCGAGAATCTGCAGCATGATTTTCCGCAGCGCATCATCTATGAGAAGCGGGCAGATGGGTCGCTGCTGGCACGGATCGAAGGCGACGTGGGCGGGAAGCTGAACGCGGTAGAGTTTTTGTATAAACCGATGAAGTAA
- a CDS encoding ATP synthase F0 subunit B: protein MTATRISLLVLLWIGLIQAVSAIAQDHQPAAEPSHEASSAGKPAAEHEAEDEHAAFKHSPSVKKIAEWTGMSVESAYWVSTVLNFVVVVVFLWIVLRPVIGKAFADRSAAIRQSIDEARKASEEAQKRLADIESRLARISTEVDALRSAADADVAEEEARLRAAAEEDKAAILRAAEEEIGAAARLARKDLKAYAAELAVSLAEKRIQVSPQTDQQMVRNFLDQLSKDGR, encoded by the coding sequence ATGACCGCCACCCGCATCTCGCTTCTCGTCTTGCTGTGGATCGGGCTGATTCAAGCTGTCTCCGCCATCGCCCAGGATCATCAGCCCGCCGCCGAGCCCAGCCATGAAGCCTCCTCCGCTGGTAAGCCTGCGGCGGAGCACGAAGCGGAGGACGAACACGCCGCCTTCAAACACTCTCCTTCGGTGAAGAAGATCGCCGAATGGACCGGCATGAGTGTGGAAAGCGCCTACTGGGTCAGCACGGTGCTCAATTTTGTGGTCGTGGTCGTCTTCCTTTGGATCGTGCTTCGACCTGTGATCGGGAAGGCGTTTGCCGACCGCTCTGCGGCCATTCGCCAGTCCATCGACGAGGCTCGCAAGGCCAGCGAAGAGGCCCAGAAGCGTTTGGCGGATATCGAGAGCCGCCTCGCCCGCATCAGCACCGAGGTGGATGCGCTGCGTTCCGCCGCAGACGCCGATGTGGCCGAAGAGGAAGCCCGCCTGCGCGCCGCCGCCGAGGAAGACAAAGCCGCCATCCTGCGCGCCGCCGAGGAAGAGATCGGCGCTGCCGCCCGCCTGGCGCGCAAGGATCTCAAGGCCTACGCCGCGGAGCTGGCCGTTTCCCTCGCGGAGAAGCGCATCCAGGTCAGCCCCCAGACCGACCAGCAGATGGTCCGCAACTTCCTCGACCAGCTCTCCAAGGACGGAAGGTAG
- the atpA gene encoding F0F1 ATP synthase subunit alpha, translated as MAQIKADEITQIIREQIENYESRVSVDEVGTIITLGDGIARIHGLDKVMAGEMLAFPHGISGIAMNLEEDQVGSVILGDYTELKEGDQVKRTGRIMSVPVGEVMIGRVVNSLGQAIDDKGPISTDKYIALERLAPGVVDRQPVREPMETGLKAIDSMIPIGRGQRELIIGDRQTGKTAVAIDTIIHNKGKNLICIYCAIGQKRSSIAQVVKILEDYGAMEYTIVVAASASEPAPMQFIAPYAACAMGEYFRDSGRHALCIYDDLSKHAAAYREISLLLRRPPGREAYPGDVFYLHSRLLERAAKLNDKLQGGSLTALPIIETQAGDVSAYIPTNVISITDGQIYLETDLFNSGVRPAVNVGLSVSRVGGNAQIKAMRQVAGTLRLELAQFRELAAFAQFGSDLDKATQAQLNRGRRLTEALKQDQYTPMSVPKQVMEIFAGTGGFLDSLPVELVREFEAEFFKYVDSMYPDVLKKIAEKKALDDALRSEMTKIVTDFKEKFVKDRQLAAAS; from the coding sequence ATGGCACAAATCAAAGCCGACGAAATCACCCAGATCATCCGCGAACAGATCGAAAACTACGAGTCTCGCGTCTCCGTCGACGAGGTTGGCACCATCATCACCCTTGGCGACGGCATTGCCCGTATCCACGGCCTCGACAAGGTCATGGCCGGCGAGATGCTCGCCTTTCCCCACGGTATCTCCGGCATCGCCATGAACCTGGAAGAAGACCAGGTCGGCTCTGTGATTCTCGGCGACTACACCGAGCTCAAGGAAGGCGACCAGGTCAAGCGTACCGGCCGCATCATGAGCGTGCCCGTGGGTGAGGTCATGATCGGCCGCGTGGTCAACTCGCTCGGCCAGGCCATCGACGACAAGGGCCCCATCTCCACCGACAAGTACATCGCGCTGGAGCGCCTAGCGCCCGGCGTGGTGGACCGCCAGCCGGTGCGCGAGCCCATGGAGACCGGGCTCAAGGCCATCGACAGCATGATTCCCATCGGCCGCGGCCAGCGCGAGCTCATCATCGGCGACCGCCAGACCGGCAAGACCGCCGTCGCCATCGACACCATCATCCACAACAAGGGCAAGAACCTCATCTGCATCTATTGCGCCATCGGCCAGAAGCGCAGCTCCATCGCCCAGGTGGTGAAGATCCTCGAAGACTACGGGGCCATGGAGTACACCATCGTCGTCGCGGCCTCAGCTTCCGAGCCCGCTCCCATGCAGTTCATCGCGCCCTACGCCGCCTGCGCCATGGGCGAGTATTTCCGCGACAGCGGCCGCCACGCCCTCTGCATCTACGACGATCTCTCCAAGCACGCCGCCGCGTACCGGGAGATCTCGCTCCTGTTGCGCCGTCCGCCGGGCCGCGAAGCCTATCCTGGCGACGTGTTCTACCTGCACTCCCGTCTGCTGGAGCGCGCCGCCAAGTTGAACGACAAGCTCCAGGGCGGCTCGCTCACCGCGCTGCCCATCATCGAGACCCAGGCTGGCGACGTTTCGGCTTACATTCCCACCAACGTTATTTCCATTACCGACGGCCAGATCTACCTGGAGACCGACCTGTTCAACAGCGGCGTCCGTCCCGCGGTGAACGTCGGACTGTCGGTCAGCCGTGTCGGCGGCAACGCCCAGATCAAGGCCATGCGCCAGGTCGCCGGCACTCTGCGCTTGGAGTTGGCCCAGTTCCGCGAGCTGGCGGCTTTCGCCCAGTTCGGCAGCGACCTCGATAAGGCCACACAGGCCCAGCTCAACCGCGGCCGCCGCCTTACCGAGGCCCTCAAGCAGGATCAGTACACGCCCATGTCCGTACCCAAGCAGGTGATGGAGATCTTCGCCGGTACCGGCGGATTCCTCGATAGCCTCCCGGTCGAACTCGTCCGCGAGTTCGAGGCGGAATTCTTCAAGTACGTGGACTCGATGTACCCCGACGTGCTCAAGAAGATTGCGGAGAAAAAGGCGCTCGACGACGCCCTGCGTTCCGAAATGACCAAGATCGTCACCGACTTCAAGGAGAAGTTCGTAAAAGACCGTCAGTTGGCGGCTGCGTCTTAG
- the atpH gene encoding ATP synthase F1 subunit delta, with translation MAAVVSRYARALADLAMEKHLDPAQTVAELNGLAGVVAQSQELRTVLENPSVPSRQKLAVLDSIVARLGVSRYLRNFVAVVMDHRRIAALPEIARQFALELDSRLGFAEAEITSARELAEEEKRDLTARLEKLTGKKIRPRYHRDPQVLGGALIRIGSTVYDGTVRGQLRRLKEQLAGT, from the coding sequence ATGGCCGCCGTCGTCAGCCGCTACGCCCGCGCCCTCGCCGACCTGGCCATGGAGAAGCATCTCGATCCGGCCCAGACGGTCGCCGAGCTCAACGGCCTGGCCGGCGTTGTGGCCCAAAGCCAGGAGCTGCGCACCGTGCTGGAGAATCCCTCCGTGCCCTCACGCCAGAAGCTGGCTGTGCTGGATTCCATCGTCGCCCGCCTCGGCGTTTCCCGCTACCTGCGCAACTTCGTGGCTGTGGTCATGGACCATCGCCGTATCGCGGCGCTGCCCGAGATCGCCCGCCAGTTTGCGCTCGAACTGGATTCGCGCCTGGGCTTCGCCGAGGCCGAAATCACTTCGGCCCGCGAGCTTGCCGAGGAGGAGAAGCGCGACCTGACCGCTCGCCTGGAAAAGCTCACCGGCAAGAAGATCCGCCCACGCTATCACCGCGATCCGCAGGTGTTGGGCGGCGCGCTCATTCGCATCGGCTCCACCGTGTATGACGGCACCGTGCGCGGCCAGCTCCGCCGCCTTAAGGAGCAACTCGCTGGTACCTGA